In the genome of Bacteroidales bacterium, one region contains:
- a CDS encoding tetratricopeptide repeat protein, with amino-acid sequence MRLLTEKSFIAILLIASLLWRGTAFSQDLNSAINMTYQQQFEAAESAFNSLIKADPTNGKNFYYSGENQLASYFIDTANISFKKIGKQAAERYNLGISANPNEALNYIGLGKVSLIQNETTFAKENFAKAMSFLPAKKTKSGLSKPDQATILVRIAEAYVQVGTRDTALVFDLFRRAESLDNKNPDLFLFRGDYWIYTLNNGTRAAENYRRSQDFSPQSTRARLRLGQLYTRIKSYQDALGYYQDALAIDPSFAPAYLELGFLYAKTNQSDESKKYFKKYLEMSSSNIAAKRRYANMLIQTEDYKEAIEQITQIQAYDSVSYNDLNRALAYSYFEEKQYPQAKYYITKFVDNSPVEKITSKDYLYFGRILVKNGMDSLAAFRLTQAFKLDTTNTDLLNEIAASYLKYKKYENAAFAYQEKISRTGGSTNDYYKMARAYFDAKVWGLADSALAVVNRMSPDFEPAYLFRARVYANLDPDTKEGIAKPFYEKLLEKATVDSVKYNKDILEAYNYLGYYYLVNKQYCESISYWDKIAILDPANENALSAIKDLKPRCPEFKSSRP; translated from the coding sequence ATGCGACTATTAACTGAGAAATCTTTCATTGCAATTTTACTCATAGCAAGCCTGCTTTGGAGAGGAACTGCTTTCAGCCAGGATTTGAATTCTGCTATTAACATGACGTATCAACAACAATTTGAAGCTGCTGAAAGTGCTTTTAATTCCTTGATCAAAGCTGATCCTACTAATGGTAAAAATTTCTATTATAGCGGAGAAAATCAACTTGCTTCCTACTTCATTGATACTGCAAATATTTCATTCAAAAAAATTGGCAAGCAAGCTGCGGAACGTTACAATCTTGGAATATCTGCTAATCCAAATGAAGCCCTTAATTATATAGGGCTTGGTAAGGTTTCACTGATTCAGAATGAAACCACCTTTGCAAAGGAAAACTTTGCAAAAGCAATGTCATTCCTTCCCGCCAAAAAAACCAAGTCAGGACTCTCAAAACCTGACCAGGCAACGATCCTGGTTCGAATTGCAGAAGCATATGTTCAGGTGGGAACCAGGGATACTGCCTTGGTTTTTGATCTTTTTAGAAGAGCGGAATCACTGGATAACAAAAACCCTGATCTTTTTCTGTTTCGTGGGGATTATTGGATTTATACCTTAAATAATGGCACACGTGCTGCTGAAAACTATCGCCGTTCACAAGACTTTTCACCTCAGTCCACAAGGGCAAGATTGAGACTAGGTCAGCTTTATACCCGGATTAAAAGCTATCAGGATGCTTTAGGCTATTATCAGGATGCCTTAGCTATTGATCCTTCTTTTGCTCCAGCTTACCTTGAATTAGGTTTTCTTTATGCCAAGACCAACCAATCTGACGAATCAAAAAAGTACTTTAAAAAGTACCTTGAAATGAGCAGTAGCAATATTGCTGCCAAAAGAAGGTATGCCAATATGCTCATCCAAACCGAAGACTACAAGGAAGCAATTGAGCAAATTACACAAATTCAGGCCTATGACTCTGTTTCATATAATGACCTGAACAGGGCGCTGGCCTATTCATATTTCGAGGAAAAACAGTATCCGCAAGCAAAGTATTATATTACTAAGTTTGTGGATAACTCACCTGTTGAGAAAATTACTTCAAAGGATTACCTGTACTTCGGAAGAATCCTGGTAAAGAATGGAATGGATTCTTTAGCCGCATTCAGGCTGACCCAGGCTTTCAAACTTGATACAACAAATACTGACCTGCTGAATGAAATTGCAGCCTCATATCTGAAATACAAAAAGTATGAAAATGCCGCTTTTGCATACCAGGAAAAGATAAGCAGGACAGGGGGAAGCACAAACGATTATTACAAAATGGCCCGCGCCTATTTTGATGCTAAAGTCTGGGGGCTGGCCGATTCAGCTTTGGCCGTTGTAAATAGAATGAGCCCTGACTTTGAACCGGCATATCTTTTCAGAGCAAGAGTTTATGCTAACCTTGATCCTGACACAAAAGAAGGAATAGCAAAACCATTTTATGAGAAATTACTGGAAAAAGCTACGGTAGATTCTGTGAAATATAATAAAGATATCCTTGAAGCATATAACTACCTTGGATACTATTATCTCGTGAATAAACAATACTGTGAATCTATCAGCTATTGGGATAAAATCGCTATCCTGGATCCGGCAAATGAAAATGCCTTGAGCGCTATTAAGGACTTAAAACCCAGGTGCCCGGAGTTCAAATCCTCTCGACCTTAG
- a CDS encoding substrate-binding domain-containing protein yields the protein MPANQYICPIIVSCLLLLLGASCNNPMGVQQLDETPTRGHTKIVVDESFQLLLDTQLFTFQSLYVDATIDASYKPEYEVIKDFMNDSVRTVVLTRDLTKDEKEYLTANNFIPRTTIVAHDALALIVNPDNDNSQILVQQFNDILAGKLTSWDQITPGLQQSPINVVFDNNKSGNVRYFREKFSLAGEFPSNCFAVNSNEDVIEYVKNNKSALGIISVNWISDTQDSISQRFLKSIKVLAVGTNIDNTCKPFQGYIAEESYPFCRDVFMIRRETFSGLGSGFTSFVAGDKGQRIVLKSGLVPATMPVRLIEIHKD from the coding sequence ATGCCAGCAAATCAATACATCTGCCCAATTATTGTTTCATGTTTGCTTCTTTTATTGGGTGCTTCATGCAACAATCCAATGGGAGTTCAGCAACTGGATGAAACACCCACACGTGGCCATACAAAAATTGTTGTTGATGAATCCTTTCAATTGCTATTGGATACCCAACTATTTACATTTCAATCACTCTATGTGGATGCCACAATAGATGCATCTTATAAGCCGGAATATGAGGTAATTAAGGATTTCATGAATGATTCTGTAAGAACAGTCGTCTTGACCAGGGATCTGACTAAAGATGAAAAGGAATACCTTACAGCCAATAATTTCATCCCAAGGACAACCATAGTTGCACATGATGCGCTGGCACTTATCGTAAATCCGGACAATGATAACTCACAGATACTTGTGCAACAATTTAACGATATACTTGCTGGAAAATTAACAAGCTGGGATCAAATCACTCCAGGACTGCAACAAAGTCCCATTAATGTAGTCTTTGATAATAATAAATCGGGAAATGTGCGTTATTTTCGCGAGAAATTCTCTTTGGCAGGAGAATTCCCATCGAACTGCTTTGCAGTGAATTCAAATGAAGACGTCATTGAATATGTTAAAAACAATAAAAGTGCTCTTGGGATTATAAGTGTAAACTGGATAAGCGATACACAGGACAGTATCTCACAACGATTCCTCAAATCCATAAAAGTTCTGGCAGTTGGCACAAACATTGATAATACTTGTAAACCTTTTCAGGGGTATATTGCTGAAGAATCTTATCCATTTTGCAGAGATGTATTCATGATCAGGAGAGAAACATTTTCAGGCCTGGGCTCAGGTTTCACCTCATTTGTTGCAGGTGATAAAGGACAACGGATTGTATTAAAATCAGGGCTTGTGCCCGCTACAATGCCTGTTCGATTAATTGAAATACATAAAGACTAA